TGGTGTGGTACTGATTGTAGAGATGATCCACCTCGTCAGGTGGCAATGGTGTGGGTTTTCCTGCAAGTGTCGCAAAGTACGCTGCCTTTGCTACCTCCTCAAGGAAAATCGCCTTTTTCACCGCATCGTCCACAGAGGTCCCCACGATCATAACACCGTGTTTTCTGAGAAGAACAGCACCGGATTTTCCAATCACTTTCACAACAGCTTTTCCAATCGCCTCGGATCCTACAGGAGCGTATTCTGTAAGAGGAATCTCCTCTCCGAAAACATCCGCATGTGCCGTGCAAAGAACGGGGATTGATTTTTCGAGAATTGCCCACACCATAGCGAATGTTGAATGAGTGTGAATCACGGATTTTGCCCAGTCGAGGTGTTTGTAGAGATACAGATGTGTGGCTGTGTCAACAGAGGGTTTCTTCTCTCCCTCGATCACGTTTCCTTCAAGGTCCACCACGACGAAGTCTTCTGGTTTCAGCTCGGTGTATGGAACACCGGAGGGCTTTATCAGAACATGATCACCGATTCTCACACTCACGTTACCGCTTGTGTAAGCGACAAGACCGTATTTTTCCAACAGAAGATGGGCATTGTATAGCTCTTTCCTTTCTTTTTCGTACATGATCTCTCCTCCTTGCTATAAGTTACAAATTCAACCCAGCAGCGAGTTTCATAACTTTTTCTTGAGAAGCATCTT
Above is a genomic segment from Thermotoga sp. Mc24 containing:
- a CDS encoding L-ribulose-5-phosphate 4-epimerase; translated protein: MYEKERKELYNAHLLLEKYGLVAYTSGNVSVRIGDHVLIKPSGVPYTELKPEDFVVVDLEGNVIEGEKKPSVDTATHLYLYKHLDWAKSVIHTHSTFAMVWAILEKSIPVLCTAHADVFGEEIPLTEYAPVGSEAIGKAVVKVIGKSGAVLLRKHGVMIVGTSVDDAVKKAIFLEEVAKAAYFATLAGKPTPLPPDEVDHLYNQYHTKYGQK